DNA from Daucus carota subsp. sativus chromosome 1, DH1 v3.0, whole genome shotgun sequence:
ACCTCCTTGAATCATTATCAaccccttcaactgatgtcGTTGTCATCTACAATCACAATTGGACTATCGCTGCTTGCCATTGTTGATGACTATTTACCACGGTCATGCACCTCATCTTGTCACTAGCTATCAACATTGACCTCTTACAATCAATAATTAACCACCAAAAGCAAAATATAAGtgaattttctcaattatcgaaaaataaaaattgatgattttaatGCATAAAGTAGTAATTAATAGCAAATAAATGGGTAGTTTCTGCAGTTACAAACAATTATTGTAGGAGTTGTttataatttctaaaataatatagattttcattttatttaattaattaagtctcacttaattaatatcataaataaaattgaattacgCATATATATCTAAAATTCCTTTAAGGGTTTATTAAATGTGATCCTATATTGACAATGATTTTGTTACGAATAATTACAAACGATAAGTGAAATAACTTATTATCAAAATAACAATGAGAAATCGGTAATTTGATTAAACATCTCATGATTTGTGTTACTTCTAAATTGAATCTTCATTTCATTCATCGATgagtaaattattaaattatatgggTACTTGAGCATGGTGAATTGCATAGTTTCGctcaatcaaaaaattaataatatcatttttaaagtAAAATGTTTCTGCTTAGCGGTGATTTTACTTTACGTCAGAGTACTCGCACCAACGTGCATCAAGCCATCAACAATTTTTTCCCTGAACAATGTAATAATTTCATTAAACATGTGAGAAATGTGCATACTAgctaaaatagtaaaaataaaattacttttataatattcCTAAATTTATCGttctatgtatatttatatctttatatgtgttTGTGATGCGCGAGCGCAGTTATATATTTGTCATGTATTAAGTAAGAGATTTTCACCAATATAATTTCTTACTCTTTTAGAATACAACGCTTAACCAAAAAGATAAGttatttattctttttcctaaaaattacattttttgtgattttttggataaaaatgttaaatagGTATTCTATTcgttatttgacaaaaaaaacaaggacttgttcaaaaaaaaaataattttttttatattttttcctaAAAATAAGTCTTTTATTTCTGAacaataaatttaatcaaactGTCCATGTATCTTATCTTATGCTTTCCCAAAATCTCATTTAAGTAGAGAGAAATCTGGtatgtttaatttaatatactTTAATTTGAAGAATAAGTCACATAATTTCATATGTCAGATGCGTATATCTTAATTGaaaatgattaaaatttaaGATACATGTGTCCCcattatatcttaaaaaattCGTAATTTGTGTCGAAGTCATTGacaaagaattaattattcGGTGATAAAATGATACTCAAATGATAACGACAAAATGAAATAGAAAATTGGTTAGAGGGCAAGActagggctgtaaatcgatatggactatccggtgtctcggctcatattcggctcgaaaatatgatacatgtctcatatccgttttgaaaacgatccaaatctggcggaaaaattaagcccgtataatatatgatcccggatacgagcacacagatacccgctcagattcggtctcatataatttttcataatatgatcctacccgaacaaccgaatatgatccacggttcatattcgattcaaactcatatacctattatattttaacaccatcatatttgcaagtaaatagtcatcattttataaaattgtactatcttatttaagtttatatcttcataaaatatgatttatttaatgtgataatgcctattatcttcatatatatttaataaatgacatATACCAACacataactataagttttaattcaaaattattatactttataatattatgtttacttagactaaatgataattatttgaacaactgaaataataatgatatttgatgttagtggatcatatccggctcatattcgatggatcataaactacccggttaaaaaatagaaaaacgatactggatcatatccggttcggatccgaatctcaaatacccgggatcggtttatacccgaataaaacgatcccggacccaaatctggacaacctaaaaataatatgatccggtacttgagcagaggggtacccgggattacccggatcattttacagccctagGCAAGACTGAGTATTGACTTCTTGGATGACCAAAGTTGAAGAGAGACAAGTAGGGGGAGAAAACTGAAAAGAATCCAACAAATCCCCAAACCCTAAACACCTCACGTGCATGTCTCGTGACTTGTAAACTCCAGAAGCAAAAACAACACAGAGGCGCCGCAAGAACCTAGAAACACAAATAGTCCAATCTGAACCGTCCGTTTTCCTTCCGCGTCATCGATCCGCGTCATCAACGGTCCAGATCAAATATCCCCCGAACCTATTCTGCGTAACGAAGAACCTCAGTCTCAAAAAATCCCCCTTTTCTCACACTTTCAATCCCCAAAAATCTCAAAACAATTCgatttctaatttaaaattctattcGAATTTCGATGGCTGTGATTGACAAGGAGTTTGTGGAGGAGAACGAGGTGGTGGAATTGGACGGCGAGGATGACGTCGTTGATGATCCCGAGAAAGGCGACAGTGAAGTGGAGGAAGAtggagatgatgatgaagatgatgatgacgacgatgacgatgaggatgatgatgatgacgatgatgagGTGGATGAGCAGGAGGTGTTGCACACCGCTGGTGGACCGCCGGTTCAGTCGgtagatgatgaagatgaagatgaggagggggaggatgatgaggatgatgatggcGATGACGATGACGACGACGATGACGATGATGACGAAGGCGATGATGAGGAAGCTGAAGAGGTTATTCACTTCTCAATTTAACTATGTGTTTCTGTTTATTAAGCTCTAGAATTCGATTAAATTGTGTTTTTCTTAATTTATGTGGTGAATTATTGTTTTTGATTCGGTATGAAATTTTGCAGATCTGGTGAAAATAGGCCTGTTAATTTTGCTAATTGTTAAGCTTGTTTGTAAATGATGTGTGCTTTATTTTGGAATCGTGCGGTGAATTAGTGTTCTGGTTGAGTTGATACTCAATATTTGCAGATCTGATAATATTTAGGCTGTTTATTGTGGTAGTTAACCTGTACTTGTGGTTACGTGTTTTGAATGAAGCCAATTTGAAGGCCGCTTGTTGATTTTATGACTTCAGTTTAGGTGAGTCTTAAATGTGTTTTTATGATTAGGTGTGTGTTCTTTCTTGCAATTGTGTGGTGAGTCTGTATTTAAATCCTGTAGATCTGGTGAAATAAGGTCTGATTACCGTGTTATGAAGCTTTTCTTATGGTTACTGGTTTTAAATTTGATAGTTTTGAAATCTGTGTGCAGATGATATGACTGATGTCATGTAACAAACTTTTTCGAATTGTCTAATTTCTGTGCTCCTGTTTTCAACAGAATTactttttttgtttgaattgtTGAATTTCTGTGCACTTGTTCTTCAACAAAATTATGTGTTGTATTTTGTAGGTAAACATGGTTTTAACTCATATCTTGAGCTTTTTGAGATCTGGTGTCTAACATCCATCTGTACTTATGTTCTGTCCCAACAGTCATTAATTGTTATTATAATTGCTTGTTTGAGAAATTAAAAGCTCTGATAATTCCTCTGGATTGCCTAACTGCAATTAGACGCAATGATGACTGTTTGTGCTGGTGTCAAACTTTTCCCGGGATCATCTATTTGTTTTCtgtatagtactccctccgtttcaatttagatgtccactttgaaaaaaaaattatgtttcaatttacttgtccacttcaactttcaatgcaaaatcatatttccaaagtcaattctactccacatatcttttatttatattttctagatcaatctcacaccACAAGTtgtgatcatttaatgcaattaatacatgaacaaccacttttcttaaactgtgtaatttttcaaaagtggacatctattttgaaacggagggagtagttattaGATCGTAATATAACTGTTTATGCACAGAATTTGTAGCACTTGTCTTTCTTTTAGCACATCTTCTTGCGTGTTTTGCTTGCCATTCTTGTCCTCAACAGCTATCATTGATCTTGCAAGTATTCTCACCAACTGAATGGTATTGTAAGTATCTATATACTAAGACTCTTAGAGTTAGAGTAACATCTTAAGTTTGTACTCATAGTATTTCTATTCCTGTGTTTACAATGTCTAGTTACCTATTACTTTTCTCAATCATGTACAATTTCTGGTTATTAC
Protein-coding regions in this window:
- the LOC108205131 gene encoding uncharacterized protein LOC108205131; this encodes MAVIDKEFVEENEVVELDGEDDVVDDPEKGDSEVEEDGDDDEDDDDDDDDEDDDDDDDEVDEQEVLHTAGGPPVQSVDDEDEDEEGEDDEDDDGDDDDDDDDDDDEGDDEEAEEEDMGTEYLIRPVVGAEEEEEASDFEPEENGEEDEFDEDDDTGGKVEAPAKRKRSDKEDSDDSDDGGEDDVRPSKR